DNA sequence from the Janibacter sp. CX7 genome:
GAGACCGACGCGCGGGGAGTCATCCCCCCGGGCGTCGGTCTGGGTCGCGTCCGCCACACGGGCATGGACCACGAGCAGTCGGGAGCCCTGGCGTCGAGTGCCTCGGCCCCTGACAGTCGCCGCGAAGTCCGCGCGCTCCGTCAGGCGGTGCCGCGCGGGCAGCACCGGGTGGCTCGTCAGGCAGAGAGCTTGGAGCGGCCCTTGGAGCGGCGGTTGCTCAGGATCGCGCGGCCGGCGCGGGTACGCATGCGCAGGCGGAAGCCGTGGGTCTTGGCGCGGCGACGGTTGTTGGGCTGGAAGGTGCGCTTGCTCATGTGCGGTCTCCGATGGTCGGTGGGCCGGCGGCCCGGTGCTGACGTGTGTGGGCTCTTCGGCCGCGATCGGAAGCCCACGCGCGTCCCACCGGGTGATCCGGCTGGGTCGTGGGCATGCGAAAGCGGCCGACAGGCCGACGTCCACGGTACGGGACGCCCGCTCGCAGGGTCAAACCGCCGGAGCCGGCTCCGGGACCCTGGGGAATCGAGCGACGATGCCACCGCCAGAGAGCCTGTCCAGCGCGACACGCCGGGACGCTGGAAAAAGTCCGTGCGTCAGGTTGCCCGGGCCCCGGTGTGTTGTTAGC
Encoded proteins:
- the rpmH gene encoding 50S ribosomal protein L34, which encodes MSKRTFQPNNRRRAKTHGFRLRMRTRAGRAILSNRRSKGRSKLSA